CCCCGCCGCCCTGGCGGACCTGGTGGGCCTATGCGGGTTACGCCATCGTGTGCGGCCTGCTGCTGCACCTGTACATCCGGGCGCGCCTGCGGGCCCAGGCCAACCGGGCGGAGCGGGAGATGCTCCGGATGTCCAACGAGCACCTCAAGGAGGTGGACGCACTCAAGACCGGTTTCCTGAACATGGTCTCCCACGACATGCGGACGCCTCTCACGTCCATCGTGGGGTTCGCCGGCCTCCTCCGGAAGCGGGCGCGGATGGCGGCCAAGCCCCCGCCGGGGGACGAGGGCCGCGGGGTCGCCGCCTTCGCCCGGCGCGTGGAGGAGAACGCGGGGATCATCGTGGCGGAAGGGGAGCGGCTCGTGCGCCTGATCAACGACCTGCTCGACCTGGCCCGGATCGAGGCGGGCAAGCTGGACCTGCACCCCGGGGCCCTGTCCCCGCGGGAGTTGGCCCTGGACGCGTTTCGCGTCAGCGGGCCGCTCCTCGCGCAAAAGGGCCTGGAGGGTGTCCTGGACGTTCCCGACGACCTGCCGCCGGTCCGGGCCGACCGGGAGCGCACCAGTCAGGTTCTCACGAACCTGGTCTCCAACGCCGTCAAGTTTACGGAGCGGGGGTCCGTCACCCTCCGGGCCCGGTTGGACGGCGATTTCGTCGTGTTCAGCGTGGAGGACACGGGGATCGGCCTGAAACCGGAGGACCTCGAGAAGATCTTCGAGAAGTTCGGCCAGGTGGAGCCGGGGCGGAAGACCTTCATCCAGGGGACCGGCCTGGGGCTGTCTATCTGCCGCCAGTTGGTGGAGATGCAGGGCGGTCGCATCCGGGTCGAGAGCCGGGAGGGGCAGGGGAGCGTGTTCTCCTTCACCCTTCCGCGGGCGGCCCGGAAGGGGGGGGACGGAGGGCCGGCGGAAAAACCCCTTCAACCGACGGAGTGAGCCGGGAGCCGTTGCCGCCCCCCCGGCAGGGCCCGGCTCAGGCCCCGGTCACCTCGCCCAGCAGTTTCAGGAGGTCCACGGCGGTGACGTCGCGGTCCTTGTCCACGTCTCCCCGGAAGGAGTTGCCGGACGGGTCGCTCACGGCGTTGCCGGAGAGGATCGCCGCCAGCAGCACCGCGTCCATGGCGGTGACGGACCCGTCGCCGTCCACGTCGTAGGCGGCGGCGAGCACCCGGACCACGGCCGCGTCGGAGTCTGCGGCGCCGCGGTCGTTGCTCACCCGCACCCAGTAGGCGGCCGACTGGGTCAGGGAGGGCGTCGTGAAGCTGAAGGCGGTGGCCCCGGCCACGGGGCTCGAGGTGTCGCCCCGGTCGCCCCGGTACCACTGGTACGAAAGGGGCGGGGTCCCCGAGGCGCCCACCTGCAGCGTCGCCGTGCGTCCGGAGAGGACGAGGCGGCCCTGGGGCTGGGACACGATGGCCGGCGCCACGATCAGCGTGACGGTGAAGGTCTGCTGGGCCGAGGCCTGGCCGCAGGGGTTGGTCACGGTCACCCGGGCGGTGTAGGTGCCGGCGGCGTAAACGTGGCTCACCGACGGGCCCGTGGCGGTCGCGCCGTCGCCGAAGGTCCACGCGAAGACCAGGGGGAGGGTGCCCGCGGACGTGGCGGTGAAGGCGGCGGGCTGACCGGGTTCCGGCACGACGGGGGCCCGTTCCAGGGTGACGCCGGACGGCGGGATGCAACCACTGGAGGAGGTCACCGTGAAGAAGACGGCGGAGAAGGGGCCCCAGTTGCCCGCGGCGTCCTTCCCGCGGACGGCGGCCAGGTAGTCGCCCTCGGCCAGGGCGCCGGTGGAGACGCTCGCCTGCGCGTTCTCGCTCGGCGCGCTCCAGGAACCGTCCGACGGCTGCATGGCGGCGCCGCTGCCGGGGGCGCCGGGCCCGTCCGCGTCGTGGAGCGGGAGGACCCAGTACTCGGCGCCGGCGGCGTTCTGGCCGCCGTTGGCGGTGTCGTTGACCTGCCCCTGGAGCTGGAGGGCCATCCCCTGGGCCACCACGGGCGGCGTCGCGGCCAGGTTCCGGACGTCCGGCCCCAGGGCGGTGCGGTACGGGGTACCGCAGATTTTCATGGCGTAGAGGAGGGCGGTTCGGTTGGCCGGCCAGACGGTGTTCTCGAAACTGGTGCAGGACTGGAAGAAGGAGGTGCCGATCTCGAAGGTGAAGGAGGGCACGCCCAGTTCGCCGTAAACGAAGTCGTCGGTGGCGCCGGTGGTGGTGTACAGGCCGGTGCTGGACTGGTTCGGCGTGTAGTTGTTGAGAGAGGCCAGCTTGGTGCCGATGGCCTGGAGCCCGGCGCTGTTGGGGGCCGGGCCGTAGGTGTGCCCCCACGGCCAGATCACGTCCCCGCCGTAGGAGTGCAGCCAGATGGAGAGCCCCGTGGTGGTGTCGGGGGCCGGGTCGTTGATGCCGGGGCCGCGCTGGTCGGGGAAGAGGAAGCGGGCGAGGGCCTGCGCGGCGGTGGTCTCCGGCTCGGAACCGGCGGCGGG
This genomic interval from Acidobacteriota bacterium contains the following:
- a CDS encoding PKD domain-containing protein, which produces MKASTQTSPRRSPHFFPRPGLLLALVVALAPLFQALASPASRDRVVARVFFRDLAQLQELGRRFDVWEVHRQEGYAVVMLTEKAYGELSARGYPLEVDAEKTAEVRAPLSIPGYTCYRTVEETQAALGALAASYPGLVELKDAGDSWDKLTAGGPAGYDLLAVRLTNRSIPGPKPVFLLVGETHARELATAETALRFVEHLLTNYAVNADIALTLDYAEVWVLPMHNPDGRKFAETGEWWRKNTDSTAGGGCAGGDYGIDLNRNCSFLWGGDSSDPCDETYQGPAAGSEPETTAAQALARFLFPDQRGPGINDPAPDTTTGLSIWLHSYGGDVIWPWGHTYGPAPNSAGLQAIGTKLASLNNYTPNQSSTGLYTTTGATDDFVYGELGVPSFTFEIGTSFFQSCTSFENTVWPANRTALLYAMKICGTPYRTALGPDVRNLAATPPVVAQGMALQLQGQVNDTANGGQNAAGAEYWVLPLHDADGPGAPGSGAAMQPSDGSWSAPSENAQASVSTGALAEGDYLAAVRGKDAAGNWGPFSAVFFTVTSSSGCIPPSGVTLERAPVVPEPGQPAAFTATSAGTLPLVFAWTFGDGATATGPSVSHVYAAGTYTARVTVTNPCGQASAQQTFTVTLIVAPAIVSQPQGRLVLSGRTATLQVGASGTPPLSYQWYRGDRGDTSSPVAGATAFSFTTPSLTQSAAYWVRVSNDRGAADSDAAVVRVLAAAYDVDGDGSVTAMDAVLLAAILSGNAVSDPSGNSFRGDVDKDRDVTAVDLLKLLGEVTGA